CTGAGCGGCTCGTCCTGCGGCCGCTCGAGGCATCCGACGCCGCCGACGTCTTCGAGTACCAGCGCCTGCCCGAGGTGATCCGCTACCTGCCCTGGCCCGAGCGCGACCGCACCGAGGCCGCAGAGCACACGGCGAAGCGCGCCGCCGGGCGCATGCTCGCGGCCGATGGCGACTTCGTCGTCTTCGCGGCGACCCTGCCCGGCACGCCCTCGATCGATGACCCGGCGCGCGACCGGGTGATCGGCGACTTCATGGTGCGCGTCTCGAACGCGACGCACGCCCAGCTCGAGCTCGGATGGGTGCTGCACCCCGACTTCCAGGGCCGGGGCTATGCGCTCGAGGCGGCCGCGGCCGTGCGCGACTTCGTGTTCGAGACGCTGCAGCCGCACCGCGTGCAGGCGTTCCTCGACGCCCGCAACGCGGCATCCGCGGCCCTCTGCGAGCGCCTCGGGATGCGCCGCGAGGCGACGATCCTCGAGGAGCAGTACAACGACGGCGAGTGGCAGGACACCGCGATCTACGGCGTGCTCCGCCGCGAGTGGGCGGCCCGGCGCGCGGGCTGATCCGCCCGGGCCGGGCCGATGGTGCGGGCGCGCCTGTCCGCGCTGACCTCCATCTCCGGCAGGCTCGATTCAGGCGTTCGGCCGCGATTCAGGCGGGAGTCACGGATCTCGTCCTGAATCGAGCACGATCGCCTCAGCGGCGGCCGAGCGGATGCGGCGTCCGAGCCGATCGACTGGCGCTGGCATGAGCACTGGCACGACCGGGACGGCCTCTGAGTGCGGCATTCCGAGACCCCTCCCGGCAGGCGGATGCCCCCGCGGTGAGGATCGCGGGGGCATCCGGGGTGTTCGCGCCGGGGCGGCCGCCCGTCCCTGCGCGAACGGTCATTCGGTGCCGAAGAACTCCAGCTCGGCGACGGAGGCCCACGGCCGGCCGTTGTGCGAGCTCGTCGCGACGAGCTTGACGAAGCCCGCCGTGATCGGCGCGTCGAACATGACCGGCTGCGGGGCGGTCCCGGCGCCGAGTTCGCCCGTGGCCACCGGCGAACCCCAGTCGGACCCATCGGCACTCACGTAGACCTCGTAGCCCTTGATCCGTCCGTTGGGCTCCGAGCCCGGGCGCTGCTGGATCGAGATGCCGCGCAACTCGTGCGACCCGCCGAGGTCCACCGAGACGTGGTGCGGATACGCCGGGGAGTCGTTGAGCCACTCGCTGTGCCAGCAGGTCGACGAGTCGCCGTCGATGACGTTGGCGGCCGCGCCGTCCTCGCCCTCGAGCTCCTCGGAGTCGACGTCGACGACCGACATCGCTCCCTTCGGCAGCGGCGTCGGGGCGGCCTGGCGGGTGCCCCACACGTTGAGCTCGTTGGCGCCCGCGAACGCGGCCCCGTTGATCGCGCTGAGCCCGACGAGCTTCACGTACCGCGCTTCCGTCGCCTCGAACGACAGGTGCTGCACCTCGGTGGTGCTCGCGAACTCGCCGGCCTTCACCGGGGTGCCCCAGCTGCTGCCGTCGGCGCTCAGGTACAGCTCGTACCGCTTGATGGAGCCGTTGCCGCGCCGCACCTGGTAGTCGAACCCGTCGACGGCGTAGCTGTCGCCGAGGTCGAGCGCGATCCAGTGCGGGTAGGGCGTGTCGGGGTTCACCTGCGACCAGGCCGAGTGCCACATGGTCGCCGCGTTGCCGTCGATCGCCGCCAGCGGGCTGCCGTCGCCGGTGCCCGGCTCGCTGTCGCTGACGCCCGCGATCGAGAGCCGCGACTGCGGGATCAGCCCCGCGGGAAGGGTCGGCACGGCGACGGATGCCTCGACGGAACGCGTCCCGTCGGCCACCGCGTATCCCGCCGCGGCCGAGAGGTCGTACGTGCCCTGCTCGATGTCCGCGGGTGCCGAGACCCGCCACGTGGTCTTGACGGTGGCGCCGGGCGCGACCGACTCGAACCCGGCGGCACCGACCGGCGCGACCGTCCACCCGTCGGGCGCCGCGAGCGTGGTCTCGACCCCGGTCGCGGCCTCCCCCTCGTGGTTCGTGAAGCTGGTGGTGAACGTGTTCGCCTCGCCAGGGACGAGTCCGCTCGCCGGCGCCGCGAGCGTGAGCCGGGCGCACGCGCCCGGGGTCTCGGCCTCGCCCAGGTCGACGATGCGGAGGTCGTCGAGGATGAGGTCGGCGCCGGTGCCGCCGACCGCGTTCCGGCGGATGCCGATGAACGGGTCGCCGCACGCGGGGGCGTCGAACTCGTGCGCGAACTCGGTCGTCTCGTGCACGGCGCCGAACTCGGCAGCGGTGAGGTCCACGGTCTTCGACGCCCCGTCGGCGGCCTGGTCGACGCCCGCCACGAAGGAGTACGCACCCGCCACGCCGCTCTGGTAGTCGAACGAGACGCGGTAGCGGTGCCCCGCCTCGAACGGCACGGTGTACTCGGACGTGCGGTAGACCAGCCCGCGGTTCTCCTCGTGCGCCATGAGCGAGAAGTCGCCGTCGAGCACCATGTCGAACGCCCGGCCGTTCCAGCCCTGCTGCGTGTACGGCTCGTTGCGCTTGGCGATGTGGGTGCGCGGGTCGGTCGATCCGCCGGCGTCGCCCTTGAAGAACGGCCCCCAGCCCTGGTCGACCTGTTCGAAGTCCTCGTCGACGAGCACGCCGTCGCCCGGGACCGGGTCGTCGGTCGCGACCACGCGCACGTTGTCGACGCGCACCGCGGCATCGCCGTCGCCCGCGGCGATCGTGACCGTCGGTCGGGTGTTCCCGGTGACCGTGACGTAGGCGCGCAGCCGCTGCAGGTTGGTTCCGTGCCACGGGTCGGATGCCACGAGGTTGGCCGCACCCGAGCTGTCGACGCTCGTCGCGGCATCCTCGCCGGCATCTCCGCGCACGTCGACCGAGATGGTCGTCGCACGCGTCGCCCCAGAGGCGATGCCGATGTCGGCCGAGACGGCGTAGGTGCCGGGCTGGAGCTCGCCGAGGCGCTGGCTGATCGATGCCGCGCCCGCGCCGAGCACCGCCGCTCGGCGGCCGAGGTCGTCGCGTTCGATCGTGGCCGCGCCGTCGGGGTTCCACGCGCCCAGGTCGGTCGCGTTGAAGCCGGGATCGACCACGGGCGTGCCCTGGCCGAACGACGCCTTCTGGGGCAGCACGGAGGCGGTGGTGGCCTTCTTCCCGGCGACGAGCACGTACGGCAGGCCGGCCGCGGCGTCGATGGTCACGGCGCCGTCGACGACCGGGAGGTCGGCGACCTTGGTGCGTCCGGCGTCGCCGAGCGAGAAGAGCTGCAGGCTGCTCGCCTCGGCGAAGTCGCCCGTGAGGTGCCAGGTGGTCTGCCCGCCCGCGGGGTTGAAGTGGTACAGCTTGTCGGCGTCCTTGCCCGGCTTCGACGACCACGGCAGCAGGTAGGCGCCGCCGCGCAGCACCTCGGTGCCGTCGACCGTGATCGACCGGTCCTCGGCGCTGGTGCCGCTGACGCTCACCCCGTCCTCGAGGTCGATGCGGTCAGCCGTCCACCTCAGGATCTCGTGGTGCTGCAGGAACTTGGTCGGCACGTTGGCGACCCACACGTTCTCGAGGAACGCCGGGAAGTCGTTCTGCCCGGTCCAGCCTTCGAACTCGACGATGTGGCTCGTGCCGAGCCTGGCGTCGGGGTTCCAGACGTCGGCCTGCGTGTTGTTCACGAACCGCAGGATCTGCGAGTTCACGCCCTTGTTCGTCGCGCCGCCGTAGTTCTCGTCGTTGGCCCAGTGCGACCACGTGTTGTTCTCGGACAGCTTGTCGGCCCACTCGGAGCCGACACGGAATCCGTGGTCCACGAGCGAGTCCTGCAGGCGCTGCGCGAGCCAGCCGTACTGGTAGTAGACGTCGATGTACGCGAAGTCGAGGTTGTCGTCGGTCGCGTCGGCCAGTTCGCCGATGCGCCGGTCGAGCTCACCCGAGACCACGTCGTAGCGCTGGTCCATGTAGTACGACTGGTCGAGCCAGTTCCAGCCCTTGGCCTTCTCGTCGGCGAGCTCGTCGCTGAACGCGTTCGCCTCGGGGTAGATCTCGGTCGCATTCAGGTGCACGCCGAACGAGGCGTTCCACTTCTTCCCCGCCTTCACGGCCGCGTTCAGCTCGTCGAGTCCCCCGGCGCGCTCGTTGAAGTTGTCGCCGTAGTCGGTGTTGGCCGAGTCGTGGCCCTCGCTCGTGAACCCCTTGAGCATGGCGACCTGGCCGAGTCCGTCGGTGTTCAGCGCGATGCGCTTCACGTCGTCGAGGGTGTGCAGGAACGGATGCGTCGCCTGCGACGCGAAGTTGAAGGGGATGTGCGTGATGACGTTCTCGGGGGTCTGGTCGCCCTTGTTGGGGGCGACGCGGATCTCCCGCATCGCGATCGCGCCGTCCTGCCAGTCGACGAGGTCGTCGTCGTTGGCGTCGGCCGTGATCGCCACCTTGACCCAGGGCAGCTCCTCGGTGACATCCGACCGCGCCGCCCGGTAGAGCCAGGGACCGCTCGCGATGCCGACCTCGACCCCGCCGTCGCCGTCGGAGACGGCCTGCCGCCAGAAGTTGCCGGCGTCCTTCGAGCTCGGCCCCGACGAGTCGTCGTAGAGCGCGTTCGTCGCGAAGGCCGCGGCGAGCTCGCCGGTGTTCGCGATGATCGCGTTGGATCCCCTGGGAGCCGCGTCGACCGCCGTCTCGGGTGTGACGGGCAGGAAGACGTCGCCCGACACATTGCGGTCGACCGAGAGGTTCGCCGCCGCGACCGCCGCGCCGGCCTCGGTCGACGAGACCGTGACGAGTCGATGATCGGGGATCTGGAGCGTCTTCACGACGCCGTCGGGGTCGACGATCCTCGTCACCCCGATCGTGACGACGTTGCCCTCGACCGAGAGCCGCACCTCGATCGACACGCCCTCGAGGCCCGTCGGCGTCAGCACGTACTCGGCGGCGCCGTCGCCGTCGGCGCGCGAGACGACGTCGACCGGCTGCGAGGTGCCGTTGATCGTCACCGTCGAGATCGTGACGTCGTTGCCGTGCATGACCGAGCCGGAGTCGCGGTCGGTGTACGTCGCCACCTGGGGGAACGCGGCGTCGGCCGTGACCGCGAGGTCGCTGCTGCGCAGGCCGAAGGAGGCGCCCGGCGCAGGGGTCGTGAACAGGTCGGCCGTGGCCGGTGCCGCGACGGCCGGCGTCGCCGCAAGCGGCACGAGCACTCCGCCGGCGACCGCGCACGCGAGTCCGAGTCGCCAGAGGCGGCCCGGGGGGCGTGATGAAGGCATCTTCGTCTCCATTCCCGCGTCGAAGCGACGCGTCCAGTTCGACCTGCGCCGACGGCGCAGTTCAGTCGAAGGTCTCGATGTACTCCTGCTCCGGTCCGAGCTCGGCCCGCTCGCGCAGCTCGACGGCATCGCCGAGTCGCTCGAGCTCGAGCACGGTGATGGTGTTCTCGCCGGCACGCAGGAGCGGGGCGGGCACGTAGTAGGTCGCCTGCGGCCCGATCTCCCAGTAGCGGCCCAGGAGGAACCCGTTGACCCAGGCGAACCCCTTGCCGAAGCCGGGGAACGCCAGGAACGTGTCGGCGGGCTCGTCGATCACGAGGGTCGCGGTCGCCAGTCCGGCGGATGCGTCGGCACCCGTGTCGGCGTGCTCGCCGGCGCCGACGCCCCCACCCATCGCCGATTCAGGCGAACGCCCGCTCGTCAGGACGGAATCCCCGAGGTCGTCCTGAGCCGGATGCGACATCCTGCGCTCGTCACGTCGCGCGAGCTGTGCGAGCTCCTGCTCGCCCCACTCGTCGAGCGGGAGCGCGCGGGTCGACCAGCGCTGCACGAGCCGGCGATCGAGCTGCACCCCGCCGAGGATGCCCTTGCCCTCGCCGAGCAGCGGCCCGTAGTTGATGCGGCCCTGGTTCTCGACGAGGAGCTCGAGCTCGACGGCGGCGCCTTCGCCCGGGATCCGCACGCCGGCGGCCGCCTGCTCGGCGTCGAGCACGGCGACGCGGATGCCGTCGACGAACACGGTCGCGCGGTCCCGCAGCCCCCGCACAGTGAGCAGGGCCCCACCGCGCGGCACGATCGGCCGAGACCGGTAGAGGGCGAGCCCGGCGTCGAGGCCGAGCTCCTCGAAGGTCGGCGGATGCGCCGCGTGCACCTCGTCCCCCCCGCGCCGCAGCGCATGCAGGAGTCCGGCGAGGGGCACGACCGCCAGGGACGCGGCCGGGAGGACCGGCGGAGTCGGGGGCGCGGCGGGCGGCAGGGCGCCGGTCTCGCGCACGAGCACGTCGCGGATGCGGCGGAACTTCTCGGTGATCGCACCGTTCTCGGCGACCGGTGCGTGCGAGTCGTAGCTCGTCTGCGTGGGCTGCAGGCGCGCGCCGTCGTGGTTCGCGCCCGACCAGAGGCCGAAGTTGGTGCCCCCGTGCGCCATGTAGAGGCTGAGCGAGCCGCCCGCGGCGAGGATGTCCGAGACGACCGCCGCCGAGCCCTCGGGCGTGCGCACGTGATGCGGATCGCCCCAGTGGTCGAACCATCCGTTCCAGAGCTCGGCGCACACGAAGGGCTCGCCGGCGCGACGATCGCGCAGCAGCGCCGCTGCACGCGGAGCCTGCGAGCCGAAGGTCGCCGTCGCGAGCACGCCCGGAACGCTTCCGCCGTCCTGCATGAGGTCGGTCGGGCCGTCGGCCGTGTAGATCAGCTCGGTCACGCCGCCCGCGACGAGGCGGTCGTGCAGCCACGAGAGGTAGTCGGCGTCGTCGCCGTAGCTGCCGAACTCGTTCTCGAGCTGCACGGCCACGACGGGCCCGCCGCTCGACGCCTGCAGTGGTGCGAGGCGCGGGAGCAGCTGGTCGAACCAGGTGCTCACCGCGGCGAGGTAGGCCGGATCGCTCGACCGCAGCCGCATGCCGGGCGCACCCGACAGCCAGGCGGGGAAGCCGCCGTTGTCCCACTCGGCGCAGATGTACGGGCCAGGACGCACGATCGCGTCGAGGCCGACCTCGGCCGCGATCTCGAGGAAGCGCGCGAGGTCGCGCCATCCGGTCCAGTCGAGCTCGCCGCGGCGCCGCTCGTGGAAGTTCCACGCGATGTAGGTGTCGACGGTGTTCAGGCCGAGCGCGGCAAGCCGCTCGAGCCGATCGCGCCAGAGGTCGGGGTGCACCCGGAAGTAGTGGACCGAGCCCGAGAGGATGCGGTGGGGACGGCCGTGACGGAGGAAGCCGCCGTCGACGACGGTCAGGGCGCTCGTCGGGGTGGCTTCGACGATCGTCTCGCTCACTTCACCGCCCCCGCCGTGAGGCCCGCGCGCCAGAACCGCTGCAGGCCGAGGAAGGCGATGATGAGCGGCACGACCGACAGCAGGGCCGCGACGACCACGGTGCCGGCGGGCACCTGGCCGTTGCTGCCGGCCCAGGTGACGAGGCCGACGGTGACCGGCTGCAGGGAGCTGTCGTTCAGCACCATCAGCGGGAGCAGGAAGTTGTTCCAGACCTCGACGAACTGGAACAGGAAGATCGTCACGAGCGCCGGCGACATGATTCGCACGCCGATCGAGAAGAAGATGCGGAACTCCCCCGCGCCGTCGATTCGGCCGGCCTCGATGAGCTCGTCGGGCACCGATTGGGCGGCGAAGACCCGTGCGAGGTACACGCCGAAGGGGCTCACCACACTCGGCAGCAGCACCGCGAGCGGGTTGTTGAGCAGCCCGACCTGGTTGAACATCAGGAACAGCGGCAGGGTGAACATCACCTTCGGGATGAGGACGGCGGCCAGGATGACGCCGAAGACGACCCCGCGCCCGCGGAACTCGTACTTCGCCAGGGCGTACCCCGCCAGGGCGGACAGCAGCGTGCCGACGATCGCCGAGACGCCCGCGTAGAACACGCTGTTGAGCATCCACCGGCCGAAGATGCCGTCGGCCGAGCCGAACACGAGCGCGATGTTGTCGAACAGGCCGAAGCCGTCGAACCAGAGGCCCGGCTCCGAGAACTGGCGGCCGGCCGGCTTCGTCGCGGCGACCACGAGCCACCAGATCGGCACGATGAAGTAGAGCGCCGAGAGGCCGAGCAGCGCGAACACGCCGAGCCTGGACGCGAGGTTCGCGTCGCGGTCCGAGCTGCGCTGGCGCGAGGCATCCTGATCCGTCCGGGGCGGCCGATCGGCCGACACCAGGGTCGGAGCGGTCATCGTTCGCCTCGATTCGTGAGCTTGAAGAACGTGAACGAGATCACGCCCACGACGAGGGCGAGCACGACCGACTGCGCCGCCGCATACGGGTAGTTCTGTGCTGTCACCTGCGCCTGGGCCGCCATGAGCGGGGTGAACGTGTTGCTGATGGCGCCGCCCGAGATGGCCTTCAGCACGGTCGGCTCGTTGTAGAGCTGCGCCGAGCCGATGATCGAGAAGACGGTGGTGAGCACCAGCGCCGGTCGCACCATGGGGATCTTGATGCTCCACGCGATGCGCATCGGCCCGGCACCGTCGAGGCGGGCGGCCTCGATCGTCTCGGCGGGGATGGTCTGCAGCGAGGAGTAGATGATGAGCATGTTGTAGCCCGTCCATCCCCACGTCACGATGTTCGCGATCGACCAGAGCACGAGCTCGGGCGCGAAGAACGGGATGGAGGCGCCGAAGGTGTTCTCGAGGAAGGTGTTGATCGGGCTCGTCACCGGCGAGTAGAGGAACGACCACATCACCGCGGCGATGACCCCCGGCACGGCGTAGGGCAGGAACGCGGCGAGCCGGAAGAAGCCCTTGCCCCGGGCGGAGCGGGAGTCGAGCAGGAGTGCGAGCCCGAGCGCGATGCCGAGCATGAGCGGCACCTGGACGAGGCCGAAGAGCGCGACCCGCCCGAACGAGGCGAGGAACTCGCCGTCGCCGAGCAGCCGGGTGTAGTTCGCGATCGGCGTGAACTCGAGCGTCGGCGCCTCGAGACCGAGGCCGGAGCGCTGCAGCGTGAACAGGCTCTGCACGAAGGCGAATGCGATCGGCACGAGGTACATCGCCACGAAGAGCACGCCGAACGGCAGCAGGAAGAGCATCGGCGTGCGCCAGCGGCCTGCGCCCCGCCCGCGAGCCGCGCCGCCGGGGGCCGCGCCGCCCGGTGTCACGCCGCCGGGCGTCGCAACGCTGGGCGACGCACCACGGCGGCGGGCGCTCCCGGGCGGGCGGGTCCGGTACCCGGTGTCGGCGGTCGTGACCGCCCGTGTGGATGTGGTGACCATGTCGTCCTGCGCTGGGTGGGATGGTGGCGGTTCGTGCGGGCCGGAGCGGCGAGGTCGTCGCCCCGGCCCGGGAGGATCGTGGAGGCTACTCCGAGACCGAGAGGCCCTGCGCCTCGAGGGCGTCGACGGTCTGCTGCTGGGTTCCGGTCAGCGCATCGGCGAACGTGCCCTGGCCCGACCAGGCCTTACCGAGCCCGTCGTCGAGGAAGCCGACCGCCTCGGGCATGTTCGGACCCCAGGTCCAGCCGGTGGTCACGTGCGGGGAGGCCTCGGCGAACACGTCGAAGATCACCTGGTCGCCGAAGTACGGGTCGGGCTCCGTCAGCGCCGGCAGGTCGAGCAGGTCGGTCGCGGCCGGGTAGAGCGCGGCGGCTTCGACGAGACCCGAGTACGCGTCGGCATCCGTGCTCATCCAGTGCGCGAAGTCCCACGCCGCCGCCGGGTCGTCGCAGCCCTCGAGCACGGCCGTCGCCGAGCCGCCGACGTTGCCGACCTTGTCGTCGCCGGCGTTCCACTGCGGCATCGGGGCGACCGCCCACTTGCCGGCGCCGTCTGCGGCGCTGCCCTTCAGGACGCCGGCGATCCAGACCGCGCCGACGTGGGTCGCGATGGAGCCGTCACCGAGGCCGGTGTACCAGGACTGGTCCCACATCGGGGCGGGGCTGATGAGGCCGGCGTCGGTGAGGCCCTGCCAGTAGGCGGCGACCTCCTGACCCGCGTCGGAGTCGATCGAGACGTTCCAGCTGTCGCCGTCGACCGCGAACCAGGGCGCCTCGGCCTGCCAGTCGAACCCGGCGTAGTCGTAGTTCAGGTAACTCGCCGAGAGGTACTTGCCCGCAGCCTTGAGCTGCTCGCCGGCGGCCTGGTACTCGGACCACGTGGTCGGCACGGCGATGCCGAGGGAGTCGAACACCTCCTTGTTGTAGAACAGGGCCATCGGACCCTGGTCGACGGGAGCGCCGTAGACCGCGTCGCCGATGCTCACGGCCGACCACGTCGCCGGCGTGAACTCGCCCTCGCTGTCGGCGGCGAACTCCGCCACGTCCTCGAGGGCGCCCTGCGCCGCGAAGCTCGTGAGCGTCTCGTACCCGACCTGCGCGAGGCACGGCGCGTTGCCGGCGGTGACCGCGTTGAGCATCTTGTCGTAGCCGCCCTGGCTGCCCGGGGAGACCTCCTCGTAGGTGACGACGACGTCGTCCTGGGCGGCGTTGTACGCGTCGACCGCATCGGCGTAACCGGGGGCCCAGCCCCAGAACGTGACCTCGGACGGGCCGGTGTCCGCCGACCCGGCGGCACCGGAGCATCCGGCGAGTGCCAGGCCGATGCCCAGGGCACCGGTGATCCCCACGGTGCGCATGACTGTCTTCTTCACTGCTGCCTCTCCTTTGAATGAGCGCGGAATGCGTCGTGCAACGAACCAGGCCCGGCGCGGTCTCGGGTGCAGAGGCTGCGGGGCGCGTTCCGATGGTGCCACACCTTGTTAGCGATAACAAGTCCGGCTTGCCAAGATTTCCGCGCCAACATCAATGGTGAATGGCGATAACATGTTTCCGCTAGCACCGCGAGAGGAGGCATCGACATGTCCAACACCCGTCGACTCGACGCGACCGGTCGCGAGCGCACTCCGAGCATGGCCGACGTCGCGGCGCACGCGGCGGTCTCGGCGCAAACGGTCTCCCGCGTGCTCAGCGGCCACCCCAACGTGCAGCCCGCGACCCGGGCCCGCGTCCTGGCGTCGGTCGACGTGCTCGGCTACCGCATGAACAGCGCGGCGCGCGCCCTCTCCTCGGGTCGCACCCGCACGATCGGCGTGGTCGTGCTGCCGACCATCGACTACTCGGGGTCGGCCGTCACCCACGGCGTCGAATCGGCCGCCCGCCGCGCCGGCTACGCCGTGAACATCTCGACCGCGAGCTCACCCGATCCGGCCGCGATCGCCGCGGCGATGACCCGTCTCGAGCAGCAGTCGGTCGAGGGCATCGTGCTCGTCGTCCCCGTTCCCACCGGCACCGACGCCGTCGAGGCCATCGCCCGCCGCATCCCGACCGTGACCATCGACGGTTCGCGAACGGACTCGAGCGAGGTCGTCGCCATCGACCAGTTCGAGGTCGGCCGCCTCGCGACCGAGCACCTGCTCGAGCTCGGCCATCCCACCGTCTGGCACGTCGCCGGCCCCGACGAATGGCTCGACTCGACGGGTCGTACCGCCGGATGGCGGTCGGCGCTCGACGCGGCCGGCCGCGATGCGCCGCCCCTGCTGCACGGCGACTGGTCACCCGAATCCGGATACCAGGCCGGCCTGCTGCTCGGCCGCATCCCCGAGGCCACCGCCGTGTTCGTCGCGAGCGACGAGATGGCGTTCGGCGTCATCCGCGCCCTGCACGAACTCGGCCGGCGGGTGCCCGAGGACCTCTCGGTCGTCGGCGTCGACGACATCGCGCTGGCCGCGTACTGCAGCCCCGCGCTCACCACGGTGGCGCAGCCGTTCGGCGAGATCGCGGCGCTCGCGGTCGAGCACCTGCTCCGCCGCATCGACGACCCGACGGCGGCACCGACGTCGACCGACGTCGCCGCCCAGCTGGTGGTCCGCGCGAGCACGGCCCGGTACTCGGGCGCTGCCGCAGAGGCCGGCGAGTCCGCACCGCGATAGCGTCGCCGAGCCGGGCCGATGGTCCGGGCCCGCCTGTCCGCGCCGACCTCCACCTCCAGCAGGCTCGATTCAGGCATTCGGCCGCGATTCAGGCACTGATCGCGACGTCCGTCCTGAATAGCGCCCGTTCGCCTGAGCAGCCCTCGAGCGGATGCCGCGCGAGCGGAGCGGGCGCGAACGCGCGTCCGGCGCGAGCCGGCGACCTGCGACGGCGCGGGCTACGCGCCGATCAGGCGCGACGCGAGGTAGCCCTCGAGCTCGGCGATCGGCACGCGCTCCTGGCCCATGGTGTCGCGGTCGCGCACGGTGACGGCGTTGTCGTCGAGCGAGTCGAAGTCGACCGTGACGCAGTAGGGGGTGCCGATCTCGTCCTGGCGTCGGTAGCGGCGGCCGATCGCCCCGGCGTCGTCGAAGTCGACGTTCCAGTGCTGGCGCAGTGACGCGGCGACCTCGCGGGCGAGGGGCGAGAGGCGCTCGTTGCGGCTGAGCGGGAGCACCGCGGCCTTGACGGGAGCGAGGCGCGGGTCGAGCCTGAGCACGGTGCGGGAGTCGGTGCCGCCCTTCGCGTTCGGCACCTCCTCGACGTGGTACGCGTCGACGAGGAACGCCATGAGCGAGCGGGTGAGGCCCGCCGCGGGCTCGATCACGTAGGGGGTCCAGCGCTCGTTCTTCGACTGGTCGAAGTACGACAGGTCCTTGCCGGAGTGCTCGGAGTGCGTCGACAGGTCGAAGTCCGTGCGGTTCGCGACGCCCTCGAGCTCGCCCCACTCGCCACCGGTGAAGCCGAAGCGGTACTCGATGTCGATCGTGCGCTTCGAGTAGTGCGAGAGCTTCTCCTTGGGGTGCTCGAAGAGCCGGAGGTTCTCGGGGTCGACCCCGAGGTCGATGTACCAGTTCCACCGGTAGTCGACCCAGTACTGGAACCACTCGTCGTCGGTGCCGGGCTCGACGAAGAACTCGAGCTCCATCTGCTCGAACTCGCGCGTGCGGAAGATGAAGTTGCCGGGCGTGATCTCGTTGCGGAACGACTTGCCGATCTGGCCGATGCCGAACGGGGGCTTCATGCGCGCGGCCTGCAGCACGTTGGCGAAGTTCGTGAAGATGCCCTGCGCGGTCTCGGGGCGCAGGTAGTGCAAGCCGGACTC
This DNA window, taken from Agromyces sp. 3263, encodes the following:
- a CDS encoding GNAT family protein, whose translation is MTDSAATERAAAAAVDGPPALRFPYDARPLTVTPLRTERLVLRPLEASDAADVFEYQRLPEVIRYLPWPERDRTEAAEHTAKRAAGRMLAADGDFVVFAATLPGTPSIDDPARDRVIGDFMVRVSNATHAQLELGWVLHPDFQGRGYALEAAAAVRDFVFETLQPHRVQAFLDARNAASAALCERLGMRREATILEEQYNDGEWQDTAIYGVLRREWAARRAG
- a CDS encoding endo-alpha-N-acetylgalactosaminidase family protein; its protein translation is MPSSRPPGRLWRLGLACAVAGGVLVPLAATPAVAAPATADLFTTPAPGASFGLRSSDLAVTADAAFPQVATYTDRDSGSVMHGNDVTISTVTINGTSQPVDVVSRADGDGAAEYVLTPTGLEGVSIEVRLSVEGNVVTIGVTRIVDPDGVVKTLQIPDHRLVTVSSTEAGAAVAAANLSVDRNVSGDVFLPVTPETAVDAAPRGSNAIIANTGELAAAFATNALYDDSSGPSSKDAGNFWRQAVSDGDGGVEVGIASGPWLYRAARSDVTEELPWVKVAITADANDDDLVDWQDGAIAMREIRVAPNKGDQTPENVITHIPFNFASQATHPFLHTLDDVKRIALNTDGLGQVAMLKGFTSEGHDSANTDYGDNFNERAGGLDELNAAVKAGKKWNASFGVHLNATEIYPEANAFSDELADEKAKGWNWLDQSYYMDQRYDVVSGELDRRIGELADATDDNLDFAYIDVYYQYGWLAQRLQDSLVDHGFRVGSEWADKLSENNTWSHWANDENYGGATNKGVNSQILRFVNNTQADVWNPDARLGTSHIVEFEGWTGQNDFPAFLENVWVANVPTKFLQHHEILRWTADRIDLEDGVSVSGTSAEDRSITVDGTEVLRGGAYLLPWSSKPGKDADKLYHFNPAGGQTTWHLTGDFAEASSLQLFSLGDAGRTKVADLPVVDGAVTIDAAAGLPYVLVAGKKATTASVLPQKASFGQGTPVVDPGFNATDLGAWNPDGAATIERDDLGRRAAVLGAGAASISQRLGELQPGTYAVSADIGIASGATRATTISVDVRGDAGEDAATSVDSSGAANLVASDPWHGTNLQRLRAYVTVTGNTRPTVTIAAGDGDAAVRVDNVRVVATDDPVPGDGVLVDEDFEQVDQGWGPFFKGDAGGSTDPRTHIAKRNEPYTQQGWNGRAFDMVLDGDFSLMAHEENRGLVYRTSEYTVPFEAGHRYRVSFDYQSGVAGAYSFVAGVDQAADGASKTVDLTAAEFGAVHETTEFAHEFDAPACGDPFIGIRRNAVGGTGADLILDDLRIVDLGEAETPGACARLTLAAPASGLVPGEANTFTTSFTNHEGEAATGVETTLAAPDGWTVAPVGAAGFESVAPGATVKTTWRVSAPADIEQGTYDLSAAAGYAVADGTRSVEASVAVPTLPAGLIPQSRLSIAGVSDSEPGTGDGSPLAAIDGNAATMWHSAWSQVNPDTPYPHWIALDLGDSYAVDGFDYQVRRGNGSIKRYELYLSADGSSWGTPVKAGEFASTTEVQHLSFEATEARYVKLVGLSAINGAAFAGANELNVWGTRQAAPTPLPKGAMSVVDVDSEELEGEDGAAANVIDGDSSTCWHSEWLNDSPAYPHHVSVDLGGSHELRGISIQQRPGSEPNGRIKGYEVYVSADGSDWGSPVATGELGAGTAPQPVMFDAPITAGFVKLVATSSHNGRPWASVAELEFFGTE
- a CDS encoding beta-galactosidase, with the translated sequence MSETIVEATPTSALTVVDGGFLRHGRPHRILSGSVHYFRVHPDLWRDRLERLAALGLNTVDTYIAWNFHERRRGELDWTGWRDLARFLEIAAEVGLDAIVRPGPYICAEWDNGGFPAWLSGAPGMRLRSSDPAYLAAVSTWFDQLLPRLAPLQASSGGPVVAVQLENEFGSYGDDADYLSWLHDRLVAGGVTELIYTADGPTDLMQDGGSVPGVLATATFGSQAPRAAALLRDRRAGEPFVCAELWNGWFDHWGDPHHVRTPEGSAAVVSDILAAGGSLSLYMAHGGTNFGLWSGANHDGARLQPTQTSYDSHAPVAENGAITEKFRRIRDVLVRETGALPPAAPPTPPVLPAASLAVVPLAGLLHALRRGGDEVHAAHPPTFEELGLDAGLALYRSRPIVPRGGALLTVRGLRDRATVFVDGIRVAVLDAEQAAAGVRIPGEGAAVELELLVENQGRINYGPLLGEGKGILGGVQLDRRLVQRWSTRALPLDEWGEQELAQLARRDERRMSHPAQDDLGDSVLTSGRSPESAMGGGVGAGEHADTGADASAGLATATLVIDEPADTFLAFPGFGKGFAWVNGFLLGRYWEIGPQATYYVPAPLLRAGENTITVLELERLGDAVELRERAELGPEQEYIETFD
- a CDS encoding carbohydrate ABC transporter permease, with translation MTAPTLVSADRPPRTDQDASRQRSSDRDANLASRLGVFALLGLSALYFIVPIWWLVVAATKPAGRQFSEPGLWFDGFGLFDNIALVFGSADGIFGRWMLNSVFYAGVSAIVGTLLSALAGYALAKYEFRGRGVVFGVILAAVLIPKVMFTLPLFLMFNQVGLLNNPLAVLLPSVVSPFGVYLARVFAAQSVPDELIEAGRIDGAGEFRIFFSIGVRIMSPALVTIFLFQFVEVWNNFLLPLMVLNDSSLQPVTVGLVTWAGSNGQVPAGTVVVAALLSVVPLIIAFLGLQRFWRAGLTAGAVK